In the genome of Pseudomonas protegens, one region contains:
- the ureG gene encoding urease accessory protein UreG, translating into MNAQPLRVGIGGPVGSGKTALTLALCLALRERYNLAVVTNDIYTREDADFLVRNEALAPERIIGVETGGCPHTAIREDASINLEAVDQLNRRFPGLDLILVESGGDNLSATFSPELSDLTIYVIDVSAGDKLPRKGGPGICKSDLLVINKIDLAPLVGASLEMMNSDTQRMRGGKPFVFSNQKTGQGLQDIIAFIERQGLLTAA; encoded by the coding sequence ATGAACGCACAACCTCTGCGGGTCGGCATCGGCGGCCCGGTGGGCTCCGGCAAAACCGCCCTGACCCTGGCCCTGTGCCTGGCCCTGCGCGAGCGCTACAACCTGGCGGTGGTGACCAACGACATCTACACCCGCGAAGACGCCGACTTCCTGGTGCGCAATGAGGCCCTGGCCCCGGAGCGGATCATCGGCGTGGAAACCGGTGGCTGCCCGCACACCGCGATCCGCGAAGACGCCTCGATCAACCTGGAGGCGGTGGACCAGTTGAACCGGCGCTTCCCCGGGCTCGACCTGATCCTGGTGGAGTCCGGCGGCGACAACCTCTCGGCCACCTTCAGCCCTGAACTGTCGGACCTGACCATCTACGTGATCGACGTTTCCGCTGGCGACAAGCTGCCGCGCAAGGGCGGCCCGGGGATCTGCAAGTCCGACCTGCTGGTGATCAACAAGATCGACCTGGCGCCGCTGGTGGGCGCCTCTCTGGAAATGATGAACAGCGACACCCAGCGCATGCGCGGCGGCAAGCCGTTCGTCTTCAGCAACCAGAAGACCGGCCAGGGCCTGCAGGACATCATCGCCTTCATCGAACGCCAGGGCCTGCTGACCGCGGCCTGA
- a CDS encoding cation diffusion facilitator family transporter, translated as MSNRGEQVLLKQSTVLMFAVAIAGIVTGFVSGAQSILFDGFFSLIATFIKVLMLITARLIAKESNHRFQFGFWHLEPMVLLIEGSFLLLIAIYAFLNGVFGIINGGREVELGLVIFYAAFFAVAEFAYFFYVRRRNRTLKSSLIQFDNISWLVDAMLSVGLLVSFVTALLLKQYGHDRWAVYVDPAILILLAISMLPPALKILRPALRDVLGIAPDQLDEKVRSVMEEAMVAYGFQEYISYVQKHGRARFIEIHIVLPADYPLQNVATLDQVREELSSQLGEADAARWLTISFTGDRKWIV; from the coding sequence GTGAGTAACCGAGGTGAGCAGGTTCTGCTCAAACAATCGACCGTACTGATGTTCGCCGTGGCGATCGCCGGTATCGTCACGGGTTTTGTTTCTGGCGCCCAATCCATTTTGTTCGATGGTTTCTTTTCCCTGATCGCGACCTTCATCAAGGTCCTGATGCTGATCACCGCCCGGTTGATCGCCAAGGAAAGCAACCATCGTTTCCAGTTCGGCTTCTGGCATCTGGAGCCGATGGTGCTGCTGATCGAAGGCAGCTTCCTGCTGCTGATTGCCATCTATGCCTTCCTCAACGGTGTGTTCGGCATCATCAACGGTGGCCGAGAAGTCGAGTTGGGGCTGGTGATCTTTTATGCCGCCTTCTTCGCCGTGGCGGAGTTCGCCTACTTCTTCTATGTGCGCCGGCGTAACCGCACGCTCAAATCGTCGCTGATCCAGTTCGACAACATCAGCTGGCTGGTGGACGCCATGCTCTCGGTGGGGCTGCTGGTGAGCTTTGTCACGGCCCTGCTGCTCAAGCAGTACGGGCATGACCGCTGGGCGGTGTATGTCGACCCGGCGATCCTGATCCTGCTGGCCATCAGCATGTTGCCACCGGCCTTGAAGATCCTGCGGCCGGCGTTGCGGGATGTGCTGGGCATCGCTCCGGACCAGCTGGATGAGAAGGTGCGCAGCGTGATGGAGGAGGCCATGGTCGCCTATGGCTTCCAGGAATACATTTCCTACGTGCAGAAGCACGGCCGGGCGCGTTTCATCGAGATCCACATCGTGCTGCCGGCGGACTATCCGCTGCAGAACGTGGCGACGCTGGACCAGGTGCGCGAGGAGCTTTCCAGTCAGCTGGGCGAGGCCGATGCCGCGCGTTGGTTGACCATCAGCTTTACCGGGGATCGCAAGTGGATCGTCTGA
- a CDS encoding AGE family epimerase/isomerase: protein MPDVSRSASSPESHALFNAVQQHFHQVIVPLWQGPGWNPQLALPFEALDAEQRPLPPQRYRAMACARQLYLFSQLIGDAAAPFAQERAAALFRSLQRHFHDAEHGGWFYSIDADGAPLDRRKDLYTHAFILFACAHYWARVREPLVESVLNAALEVVALRFARGDGLYEASLDQDWSPLGGGPLQNPLMHLAEAFLATLAVRDDQAVQDALLTLCQAMQQHFIEPQHGVMMEKPLGAVDNWFEPGHQFEWYFLLASSPLLRGSALHQSLERAFAFTEQLGVEPDSGAVCAMLELPPQASVKDATQRIWAQAEYLRALTLRPHSQASLLRQLQALHAHFLHARGWNECLDSQGAVSRRDMPSTTPYHLATCYRGLADYFA, encoded by the coding sequence ATGCCCGATGTATCCCGCTCTGCCTCCTCGCCTGAATCGCACGCGCTGTTCAACGCCGTACAGCAGCATTTCCACCAGGTGATAGTGCCGCTGTGGCAAGGCCCGGGCTGGAATCCGCAACTGGCTCTGCCGTTCGAGGCGCTGGATGCCGAGCAGCGGCCGCTGCCGCCGCAGCGCTACCGGGCCATGGCCTGCGCCCGCCAGTTGTATCTGTTCTCCCAATTGATCGGCGATGCCGCCGCGCCCTTTGCCCAGGAGCGGGCCGCCGCGTTGTTCCGCTCGTTGCAGCGGCACTTCCACGATGCCGAGCACGGTGGCTGGTTCTACAGCATCGATGCCGACGGCGCGCCGCTGGATCGGCGCAAGGATCTCTACACCCACGCCTTTATCCTCTTCGCCTGCGCCCACTACTGGGCCCGGGTCCGCGAGCCGCTGGTGGAGTCGGTGCTCAATGCCGCCCTGGAAGTAGTGGCCCTGCGCTTTGCCCGGGGCGACGGCCTCTATGAAGCCAGCCTCGATCAGGATTGGTCGCCGCTGGGCGGCGGCCCGCTGCAGAATCCGCTGATGCACCTGGCCGAAGCCTTCCTCGCCACCCTGGCGGTGCGTGACGACCAGGCGGTGCAAGACGCGCTACTGACCCTGTGCCAGGCCATGCAGCAGCACTTCATCGAGCCGCAGCACGGGGTGATGATGGAAAAGCCGCTGGGGGCTGTGGATAACTGGTTCGAGCCCGGACACCAGTTCGAGTGGTATTTCCTCCTGGCCTCGTCACCCCTGCTGCGCGGCAGCGCGCTGCATCAGTCGCTGGAGCGGGCGTTCGCCTTCACCGAGCAGTTGGGTGTCGAGCCGGACAGCGGCGCCGTCTGCGCCATGCTCGAACTGCCGCCCCAGGCCAGCGTCAAGGACGCCACCCAGCGCATCTGGGCCCAGGCCGAGTACCTGCGCGCCCTGACCTTGCGCCCGCACAGCCAGGCCTCCCTGCTACGCCAGCTCCAGGCGCTGCACGCGCATTTCCTGCATGCCCGCGGCTGGAATGAATGCCTGGACAGCCAGGGCGCGGTCAGCCGGCGGGACATGCCGTCGACCACGCCTTACCACCTGGCCACCTGCTATCGCGGGCTGGCGGACTATTTCGCCTGA
- a CDS encoding HupE/UreJ family protein, whose amino-acid sequence MTLKSLFGALALLLTPALAFAHPGHGDNGLLAGISHPIGGLDHLLAMLAVGLWAAQQQGAARWALPCTFVGTMLIGGLLGFEGLNLPALESGIAASVLALGLAVALAVRPPLSLALAATALFALFHGVAHGLELPDMSSPWAYAAGFVAATAALHAAGYAVVRVLPQAAAPLVRVAGAASAATGVWLLAG is encoded by the coding sequence ATGACCCTGAAATCACTCTTCGGCGCCCTGGCGCTGCTGCTGACCCCGGCCCTGGCCTTCGCTCACCCAGGCCACGGCGACAACGGCCTGCTGGCCGGCATCAGCCACCCCATCGGCGGCCTCGATCACTTGCTGGCCATGCTTGCGGTCGGCCTGTGGGCGGCCCAGCAGCAAGGCGCGGCGCGCTGGGCCCTGCCCTGCACCTTTGTCGGCACCATGCTGATCGGCGGCCTGCTGGGCTTCGAAGGGCTGAACCTGCCGGCCCTGGAAAGCGGCATTGCCGCGTCGGTACTGGCCCTTGGCCTGGCCGTGGCCCTGGCGGTGCGTCCGCCGCTGAGCCTGGCGCTTGCCGCCACCGCGCTGTTTGCCCTGTTCCACGGCGTGGCCCACGGCCTGGAGCTGCCGGACATGTCCAGCCCTTGGGCCTATGCCGCCGGTTTTGTCGCGGCCACCGCGGCCCTGCATGCCGCCGGTTATGCCGTGGTGCGGGTACTGCCGCAGGCGGCGGCGCCGCTGGTGCGCGTGGCCGGCGCGGCCTCGGCCGCCACAGGCGTGTGGTTGCTGGCGGGCTGA
- a CDS encoding SDR family oxidoreductase — translation MTSTLFITGATSGFGEACARRFAAAGWSLVLTGRRQERLDALCAELSKQTEVHGLVLDVRDRKAMENAIANLPASFGKLRGLINNAGLALGVDPAPKCDLDDWDTMVDTNIKGLMYSTRLLLPRLIAHGRGAGIVNLGSIAGNYPYPGSHVYGASKAFVKQFSLNLRCDLQGTGVRVTNIEPGLCESEFSLVRFAGDQARYDATYAGAEPIQPEDIADTIFWVLNTPAHVNINSLELMPVSQTWAGFAIERKA, via the coding sequence ATGACTTCCACACTGTTCATTACGGGCGCGACATCCGGTTTTGGCGAAGCCTGCGCCCGGCGTTTTGCCGCGGCCGGTTGGTCGCTGGTGCTCACCGGTCGTCGCCAAGAGCGCCTCGACGCGCTGTGCGCAGAGCTTTCCAAGCAGACCGAAGTGCACGGCCTGGTGCTCGATGTGCGCGACCGCAAGGCCATGGAGAACGCCATCGCCAATCTGCCGGCGTCCTTCGGCAAGCTGCGTGGCCTGATCAACAATGCCGGCCTGGCCCTGGGGGTCGACCCGGCGCCCAAATGCGACCTGGATGACTGGGACACCATGGTCGACACCAACATCAAGGGCCTGATGTACAGCACCCGCCTGCTGCTGCCGCGGCTGATCGCCCATGGCCGGGGCGCCGGGATCGTCAACCTGGGCTCCATCGCCGGCAACTACCCGTACCCGGGCAGCCACGTCTATGGCGCGAGCAAGGCCTTCGTCAAACAGTTCTCCCTGAACCTGCGCTGCGACCTGCAGGGCACCGGGGTACGAGTGACCAACATCGAGCCGGGCCTGTGCGAAAGCGAGTTCTCCCTGGTGCGTTTCGCCGGTGACCAGGCGCGCTATGACGCCACCTATGCCGGCGCCGAGCCGATCCAGCCCGAGGACATCGCCGACACCATCTTCTGGGTGCTCAACACGCCGGCCCACGTCAACATCAACAGTCTGGAGCTGATGCCGGTAAGCCAGACCTGGGCCGGTTTCGCCATCGAGCGCAAGGCGTAG